The genomic stretch CAGAATCATTGAACAATACAGATTCCTGGGTTACCATTCCCAGAAGCTGACGATATTCCTGTAGCTTTAAATGTTTAATATCTACACCATCAATAAGGATTTGTCCTTCAGAAACATCATAGAATCTTGCTAAAAGGTTGGCAATGGTCGTTTTTCCACTTCCACTTTGTCCTACTAATGCAACCGTTTTACCCTTGGGAATCGTTAGCTCAAAGTTTTTAAGGATCAGATTCGCTTTATCATAGTAGAAGCCAATATTTTTGAATTCGATATTGTTATTAAGTGTTGAAATGGAAACCGGTTCTGCAATTTCTTCAATTTTTACATCAGCATCAAGGATTTCCAGTACTCTTTTAAGAGAAGCTTCTCCTTTCTGTACGTTGGAAATAGATGTGGATAAACTCTTTGCAGGCGGAAGAATCTGGAAGAACATTCCCAGGAATACCAGAAAATCAGCAGGTGAGATGCTTTGCTCTACAATGATCTGCTTTCCTCCATACCATGCAATGATCAAAAAGGTAATAGACCCTAAAAATTCGCTCATTGGAGAGGCTAATTCTTTCTTTTTACCTAAGTTGATAGAACTTGATATCCATTTGTTCATTGATTTCATGAAACGGTTGTCCATGATCTTCTCGGCATTAAATATTTTAATAACCTTTGATGATTTTAAAGTTTCATCTACAATAGAAAAAATGGTTCCCAATTCATGCTGTGCTTCGTGAGAATCTTTTTTAAGACTTTTGCCAATTAACGCAATCATTGTTCCCATTACCGGAAGTACAAGTAAAGAGAAAAGAGTCATTTCAGCACTCAGGAAGAATAAAGTCACTAATGTACTGATGAGCATGAAAGGAGCATTGATAAGTTCTATTAAACTTCCCAAAATATTCCCTTCAACATCTCCTACGTCATTAGACATACGGGACATCATATCACCCTTTCTGCTTTCTGTAAAGAATGAAACCGGTAAAGAAAGTATTTTTCTGTACATCGCCCCACGAAGATCTTTGGTAACCCCAACACGATAGTTGATAAGCAATAAAGATCCAAAGTATCGGAATGCATTTCTTAAGAAGAACATAAAGGCAGTAATCACACAAAGCCATGCAAGAACTGTAAGGGAGCCGTGAGTACTTACTAATGTCTGAACATAATAGTTTGAATATTCTTTTATATAAGTGAAGAAATCTGTAATGTCTCCGGAATAAACAGGCGGTGTTTCATACTTTTCAGGCTTAATGGTACCAAAAAGCATTCCTAAAACCGGTAAAATAGTTCCCAGGGAAGCAATCTGAAATACAGAATACAGAATGTTGAAAAATAAACTTCCGTAAATATATTTTTGATGAGGCCTTGCGAACCTCAGAATTTTTTTATACTCATTCATTCAATGAAAAATTTGGATAGCAAAATTACGTAAAATTAGAAGATAAGACGTTCTTAATCCTGTTTTACTTTAATGGATAAGTTCCAAAATAAATGTTTTTGTTACAATGCCTTGAAATAAAGTAGATAAGAATTAAAAAGATGTTTAAAGTATAGCGGGCCCGCAGAAGGATTTGCCTTTCATAAGGAATAAAAATAAAACCGCCATTTCGGCGGTCTTTATGAAGTTCAGTATTAATTAAAATTAACCTGATCATTATATTTCGGTGAAAAATTCTTGGGGTTCAGCTTATCCAAAGTTTTTCCAAAATTATTGATGATTTGTGTCATATTATCTATATCCACAATGCTCATGTCATCATTTACATTGTGATAATGAGTTGCTTTGGTCATGTCAACAGTTGATAATGAATGAGCGATGATCTTCTTTTTTACAAAACTAACATTGTCTGAACGGTAAAAAAGCTGTTGTTTTTCGTACGGATCAGCATTGATCTTTAATCCATTTACAGCGTTCTTGTTGAGCAGTTCATCAAGATCCGAAAAGCCGTCTCCGGTCATAAATAAAGTATTTTTTCCCCACTGAGACTCTGTAGCGACCATTTCAAAATTGAAAAGGGCAGTCATATTATTGTATATCTTATCAAGATTTTTATTTTCAGAGATAGCCTTTGATCCAAGCATGCCTTTTTCTTCCCCGTTAAAAGCCATGAAAACCATTGAAAATTCCGGTTTTTTATTTTTAAAATAATCTGCGATACCTACCAATGTTGTAATCCCGCTTGCATCATCATCAGCACCGTTATAAATATTGTCTCCGCTTTTATTATGGGTTCCAATATGATCAAAATGACCTGAAAAAGCAAGGTTTTTATCAGATTTACCTTTCTTTATACCACAAACATTATAAGCCGTTCTACCGTTATAATCAAAAGGAATCAGGTATGAATTCCCGGTACAGTATTCAAGATTGTTTTCTTTGAATAAGGTAGCAATATAATTGGCTGCATGATCGTTTTCAGGAGTTCCGATTTCGCGTCCTTTCATTTCATCAGAGGCCAGAGTTGAAATGATGGTCTTTACTCTTTCTTGGGAGATTTCCTGAGCAAATACGGATATAGAGAATAGTGATAAAGTAAGATACGTTAGCTTTTTCATAGTTTTTAATTAAACGTTATTGAATCTGTCGTTTTTTTGATCAAAATGTTGCAGAGAAGTTACATAAATTAATTAATCCGGACAGAATTACAGACTGGGATAGAGGAATTTGGATCTATATAAATAAAAAAACAGCTCCAAAAAGGAACTGTTCTCACTCAAAAAATCGTTGTAAGGTTATCGAAGTCTGTCTACAGATTTCACGAGCCTCTCATCTTTTCGGATATATACATTTGCTATAAGCAGACATATTACCGCGATTAATGGGAAAATCGGCTCAATACCCTTCTCAGGAAACTGAATTCCTCCGGATAAGCTTAGCAGCCAGTACGCCAATACACCAATCAACAAAGCGTTTATAATAATGCTGATGGTATTCAGCAAGATTTGTCTTTTTCTGTTTTTGAAACTGAAGATACTTAATGATCCAACAATAACAAGGATAATACATCCTATATTAAGTACAGGAATATTGCTGGAAATCACAACATCCTGTCCTGTTATAAAAAGGAAAACAGCAGCTAAAACTGCTAATAAAGTCCATATAGTTTGTATTCTCTGTAGCATTGAATATTAAATTCTAGGCAAAAATAATATAAATTTTGCACAATTCAAAAATAAGTGTAGATTTGCATTATACAATGTACTTGAAAACCAAAGTCACCGGACTTACTTTTCTTACTCACAATTAATTACATTTTTACATTAAATATGTTTAACATAGAAACGTTAAGGTCAAAATCCGTAACGGAACTGACTAAAATCTTAAAGGATTTAGGCGTTAAAGTTGCAAGAAACAGCAATGATAATGATAAGATCTTTGCAATTCTTGACTTTCAGGCTTCTAATCCTAAAGTAGCAAAAGATTATTTCAACGCCACGGAAACCAGCACTAATACTGAAGAAGCTCCAGCAGAAAAAACAGCAAAAGCTCCAGTAAAAAAAGCTGCTCCAAAGAAAGCCCCAGCGAAGCCAAGGGCAAATGCGAAAGCATCGGCAGAACCAAAAGTAGAGGAAAAAGTAGAAGAAAAAACGCCGGTTGCTGAAGAAGTAAAAGCAGAAGAACCTAAAGCTGAAACCGCAGTAGCAACAGTAAATGAAGAAGCCTCTGCAGCCAATTCAGCTAAGAAGAAAAGAAAAAGAGTTTCTCCCAATACAGGAAATACAGAAAACTCGCAGGAGAAAACCGAAGCTCCTAAAAACACAGAACCCCAAGAGCCTGCCCAGGCGGAAGAAAAGCCTCATACTAACCCTCAACAACAGGCTAATAAATCTCCAAAAGGACACAATCACCCGCAAAACAGCGGAAACCAACATAAAAATCAACATCAGCACCAGAATCCTAACCAAAATCAGAACAGACATTCTGATAAGGCAGAGGAGCAGCAAGACCATAAAAAGGAGTTCAACTTCGATGGAATGGTAAGTATTGAAGGAGTGTTGGAAATTTTACCTGATAACTACGGATTTTTACGTTCTTCAGATTTTAGCTATATCTCTTCACCTGATGATGTGTACGTTTCTACAGCACAAATCAGAAATTTCGGGTTAAAAACCGGAGATACTGTTAAAGGAATTGTAAGACTACCGAAAGAAGGTGAAAAATATTTTTCATTATTAAGGCCTACAGAGGTTAATGGACGTGATCTTGCTTTTATCAAAGACCGTGTTGCTTTTGAATACCTGACTCCACTTTTCCCTGAAGAGAAATTCAATCTGGCAGGAAGCGGGTCTACTGTTTCTACCAGAATTGTGGATCTGTTCGCGCCTATTGGTAAAGGGCAGAGAGCAATGATTGTTGCACAGCCTAAAACAGGTAAGACAATGTTGCTTAAAGATATTGCCAATTCTATCGCTGCGAATCATCCAGAAGTCTATATGATGGTACTTTTGATTGATGAGCGTCCGGAAGAGGTTACTGATATGGAGAGAAGTGTAAATGCAGAAGTAATTGCTTCTACATTTGATGAAGCAGCAGAAAAACACGTAAAAGTGGCTAATCTTGTTCTTGCAAAAGCACAAAGAATGGTAGAATGCGGACATGACGTTGTAATTCTTTTAGACTCTATTACCAGATTAGCAAGGGCTTACAATACCGTAACTCCTGCATCCGGTAAAGTTCTTTCCGGTGGGGTAGATGCCAATGCACTTCACAAACCGAAAAGATTCTTTGGAGCAGCAAGAAAAATTGAAGGCGGAG from Chryseobacterium indologenes encodes the following:
- a CDS encoding ABC transporter ATP-binding protein yields the protein MNEYKKILRFARPHQKYIYGSLFFNILYSVFQIASLGTILPVLGMLFGTIKPEKYETPPVYSGDITDFFTYIKEYSNYYVQTLVSTHGSLTVLAWLCVITAFMFFLRNAFRYFGSLLLINYRVGVTKDLRGAMYRKILSLPVSFFTESRKGDMMSRMSNDVGDVEGNILGSLIELINAPFMLISTLVTLFFLSAEMTLFSLLVLPVMGTMIALIGKSLKKDSHEAQHELGTIFSIVDETLKSSKVIKIFNAEKIMDNRFMKSMNKWISSSINLGKKKELASPMSEFLGSITFLIIAWYGGKQIIVEQSISPADFLVFLGMFFQILPPAKSLSTSISNVQKGEASLKRVLEILDADVKIEEIAEPVSISTLNNNIEFKNIGFYYDKANLILKNFELTIPKGKTVALVGQSGSGKTTIANLLARFYDVSEGQILIDGVDIKHLKLQEYRQLLGMVTQESVLFNDSVYNNILMGKPDATREEVIAAAKIANADTFITGLSDGYDTNIGDDGNKLSGGQKQRVSIARAVLKNPPIMILDEATSALDTESERFVQDALEKMMENRTSLVIAHRLSTIQKADWIVVMEKGTIVEQGTHHDLIAKKGMYNKLVELQNFD
- a CDS encoding M28 family peptidase produces the protein MKKLTYLTLSLFSISVFAQEISQERVKTIISTLASDEMKGREIGTPENDHAANYIATLFKENNLEYCTGNSYLIPFDYNGRTAYNVCGIKKGKSDKNLAFSGHFDHIGTHNKSGDNIYNGADDDASGITTLVGIADYFKNKKPEFSMVFMAFNGEEKGMLGSKAISENKNLDKIYNNMTALFNFEMVATESQWGKNTLFMTGDGFSDLDELLNKNAVNGLKINADPYEKQQLFYRSDNVSFVKKKIIAHSLSTVDMTKATHYHNVNDDMSIVDIDNMTQIINNFGKTLDKLNPKNFSPKYNDQVNFN
- a CDS encoding DUF4293 family protein; this translates as MLQRIQTIWTLLAVLAAVFLFITGQDVVISSNIPVLNIGCIILVIVGSLSIFSFKNRKRQILLNTISIIINALLIGVLAYWLLSLSGGIQFPEKGIEPIFPLIAVICLLIANVYIRKDERLVKSVDRLR
- the rho gene encoding transcription termination factor Rho, coding for MFNIETLRSKSVTELTKILKDLGVKVARNSNDNDKIFAILDFQASNPKVAKDYFNATETSTNTEEAPAEKTAKAPVKKAAPKKAPAKPRANAKASAEPKVEEKVEEKTPVAEEVKAEEPKAETAVATVNEEASAANSAKKKRKRVSPNTGNTENSQEKTEAPKNTEPQEPAQAEEKPHTNPQQQANKSPKGHNHPQNSGNQHKNQHQHQNPNQNQNRHSDKAEEQQDHKKEFNFDGMVSIEGVLEILPDNYGFLRSSDFSYISSPDDVYVSTAQIRNFGLKTGDTVKGIVRLPKEGEKYFSLLRPTEVNGRDLAFIKDRVAFEYLTPLFPEEKFNLAGSGSTVSTRIVDLFAPIGKGQRAMIVAQPKTGKTMLLKDIANSIAANHPEVYMMVLLIDERPEEVTDMERSVNAEVIASTFDEAAEKHVKVANLVLAKAQRMVECGHDVVILLDSITRLARAYNTVTPASGKVLSGGVDANALHKPKRFFGAARKIEGGGSLTIIATALIDTGSKMDEVIFEEFKGTGNMELQLDRKIANRRIYPAIDLVSSSTRRDDLLLDEVTSQRMWILRKYLSEMNPVEAMEFVDKNIKGTLNNEEFLMSMNK